The Panthera uncia isolate 11264 unplaced genomic scaffold, Puncia_PCG_1.0 HiC_scaffold_770, whole genome shotgun sequence DNA window AAATTGAAAAAAGACTTTTATTTCAACATAGAAGACTTGGAGGTACCGCTTCACGTACAGAGTATTTTTCCTGCTCCACAAGTGAGCACACAAGCAAGGTCTAGAGTaagctgcaggctctgtgcttccacCCCCGTGGCAGGTTCCCAGACAGAGGTGGGACACCGGCTGAGCTGGTAACAGGCAATTTAAACCCATCAGTGGGTCTTGATTTTATCACAACAAAACAAAGGGATTTGGTTTAGGCTAGACAATACAGAAGTCTCTCCAGCCCTTCAATGCAAtgattttctgtctttgtggaATGACATCAAACAAAGTGACCCTACAAGACATCCTTACATTAGAGGGCATAGAACGTTTGTTTCTCGGAGTGAAGTTCGGTCACACCAGGGCCCTGGCTGCACGCCGCTGTGTGACAGCCCACATGAGATGAGGCCGACATCTGCAGTCCCCTGGAGCACCCAGTGCTGGCCCCTCGGGGTTTTCCACGTGCTCCAGGCCCCAGGGGACTGTGGACGCGGGGGAGAGTGCTACAACATCCCGCCTGCAGGGACAACCGCGCTCTTTCTGAACGACGTCGGGGCTGCGGGGTGCGCCTCATGTCTGCAACCAGCCTTTCgtcccccaaatttatattttcacatcattaaatattattcaaaggctttaaaaataaacaagataaaaaccgAAGAAAATGAGAATGTAAGCTTTAAGAACAGGATACTCTTAACTaccaaaagatatatatatatatataatatatatatatatatatatttataatatatatatatatataattctatatatctACTGTTTTATATTAACCTTAGAGtcaacatgattttaaaataaatattttgaaaacacgTACTGAGGCTAACACAACGTAAGATATAGTTTgtcaaatgttatatattttcgGAAAgctaagatattaaaaatatacaaaattaatctTCTGTGAGGCTATTCTGGGGACTTTATACCCAAGGAAAAGATCTACAGCAGTTATTATTTAAACCCCTATAACTTCTGCATCTTGAGAAGGTTAGTTAAAATCATAGGGTAAGCAGACAAACAATCAAGAATAAAGTTAGTCTTGTGGAAATTTCAGCTTCATCTTTTGGTAAACATGGTTAAAGTTCAAGATTTCATCACTTTTGATTGCTGAAATTTATCTGTGCTTGTAAtcaaagtgtaaaataaaatgtcttctatTGTTGCTACTTTTGCTACAATTACACAGTTTATTACGATGGCTACAGTTAAAttacacacagaaataaaagtctATTTAAATCACAGCTTAAAGCAAACTTAAATAGAAGCCAACGAGGCCTGTTACGATAAACTTACCGAGcaaaaacgttaaaaacatttttctttataacattgCCCCaagtttcttcaaaataaatactgcTAGCATATTTCCACACTTCCTTTCTCGTACCTTCTCTTTTCCTGGTGGAAGCAATGCTCACACTGCCTTACTATCCTTCTAGCATCAAGAGCCTCAGTCCTGTGAGCAGAGACATGTTCAAACCCTCCGTCAGAACGCCTGTCTGCACGCCAGCCATGTTCCAGGAGGAGGCTGCACGCAAACAGGGGAGCACCTGCTCTGGGTGACTTCGCATGTCAGGCTTCACTCACTCGTCACCCACATGGAAAGGCTTGGAGAAACGTATTCCTAACAGCAGATTGGACCAATGAGCCTAGAAATACCACAGGGCGGTGAGCCACCTTCTCCTAAAGAATCTATCATTGGAAAACATCAAACACccgttctttaaaaataaaaaaaggaaaaaagcaaacactTTAATTACGAAAAGGCTGTGGTGACTTCACAAGACGGACACACCGTCCCATATTCCTGTAACCAAGACACCTGGAAAAGGAGATTCACGTACTTTCACTGCATCCTCTGGACACATCTTCCCTCTGTTCGGCGGAGGTGTCCGCGGTGCAGCTGCCTACAAAACCCAGCCGGTCGTCAGGCTGCGTTCCACCGCAGGACTCCCGCTTCGTCCGAGGGCGGTCTTCTTTCTGCACGCTCCCCGCGTCCATCAGCTCTCTGGCTTCCGCGCTGCCCCCTTCCAGGGGACGTGAGTCCCTGTCAGGTCCTTTCCCGCTGAGCCTGTCCGCAGCAGGCAGTGCGTCGTGGAACGGAGAGTCTGCGCCATCTGGGCGCGtgccctcccctctctgagcaCCAGCCTGCGGACGACTCCCTGCGGCTTCCTCAGCGGCCAGGCAAGCCCACGCTGCGTTTGCTTTGTCACGTGTGGGTTTCTCAAGACTGCGGTGACTTTGTGCCGTTAAATCGCtcgtgggggctgggctgggattCTTCCCAATGCAGGAGAAGTCAGACGTCTGCagtatgttccttctctccccccgAGAGAGGCCTCTGCAGATGAAGAGAGCAGGGCCCGCTGACAACTGACACCCGGGGAGAAGACCGTCCGAGCTCCTCTCCTTGAGGTTGTCAGGTGAAAAGTAATCGTCGTACGAGGACACGCCGCAGCCAGGAGCCTGGGCGGCAGCCCCAGGCCCGAAGTGCAGGCGGTCCCCCGACGTGAGGAGCCACTCCTGTGACACGCCGGGTTTCCCACGGCATCTCTTCTTTAGTCTTCCTGTCGGGGACGAATCTGAGATCTCagactttcttcttctcttcgcCGAGGAGCTCTCAGATCGTGAATGTCCCCAAGGTTGGCGTTCTGTCGCAGATAACGTAGGGGACAGACCGTGTTTCATGCCAAACACCTCCCTGGGTGCTCCCCCGGACCACGTGTCGGGGGTGACCGCTTCACCCGCAGGATCCCTCTGCCGACTTACTTCTTGTTCTGAAAGACGGCCCGAGGGATTTTGAGGAGTTAACTGGCTG harbors:
- the LOC125918427 gene encoding microcephalin-like; amino-acid sequence: TGSVHSSAPAGPSASLKTGSVHSSAPAGHLSQLTPQNPSGRLSEQEVSRQRDPAGEAVTPDTWSGGAPREVFGMKHGLSPTLSATERQPWGHSRSESSSAKRRRKSEISDSSPTGRLKKRCRGKPGVSQEWLLTSGDRLHFGPGAAAQAPGCGVSSYDDYFSPDNLKERSSDGLLPGCQLSAGPALFICRGLSRGERRNILQTSDFSCIGKNPSPAPTSDLTAQSHRSLEKPTRDKANAAWACLAAEEAAGSRPQAGAQRGEGTRPDGADSPFHDALPAADRLSGKGPDRDSRPLEGGSAEARELMDAGSVQKEDRPRTKRESCGGTQPDDRLGFVGSCTADTSAEQREDVSRGCSESVKNGPARPDVLDGSLEGCQDLARPHEKSKKRGRGQKVGV